In a genomic window of Saccharothrix sp. HUAS TT1:
- a CDS encoding transporter yields MTRVLLSLAVLAVFALCLYGMWHGWRRRARRQAGVLPEFPQPPAEPGATVLETTGMYVGTTIGDDWQDRVAVGDVGHRAEATLKLTERGVLVQRTGASAMWIPVERVRGARTARGLAGKVMTADGLLVVRWDLGDQVFDTGFRGDDKDVYEQWVQALGGDS; encoded by the coding sequence ATGACCCGCGTGCTGCTGTCCCTGGCCGTGCTGGCCGTCTTCGCGCTCTGCCTGTACGGCATGTGGCACGGCTGGCGACGCCGCGCCCGCCGGCAGGCCGGGGTGCTGCCGGAGTTCCCCCAGCCGCCCGCCGAGCCCGGCGCGACGGTGCTGGAGACGACCGGCATGTACGTCGGCACCACGATCGGCGACGACTGGCAGGACCGGGTCGCGGTCGGCGACGTCGGCCACCGCGCCGAGGCGACGCTGAAGCTCACCGAGCGGGGCGTGCTGGTGCAGCGCACCGGCGCGAGCGCGATGTGGATCCCGGTGGAACGGGTGCGCGGCGCCCGGACGGCCCGCGGCCTCGCGGGCAAGGTGATGACCGCGGACGGCCTGCTGGTCGTCCGCTGGGACCTCGGCGACCAGGTGTTCGACACCGGGTTCCGGGGCGACGACAAGGACGTGTACGAGCAGTGGGTGCAAGCGCTGGGAGGCGACTCATGA
- a CDS encoding dihydroorotase: protein MNPLILRGVRPYGEGEPTDVLIRDGVIAAIGDVAEPGARVVEGGGAVLLPGFVDLHTHLREPGREDTETIATGSAAAALGGYTAVFAMANTDPVADNEVVVQHVARRGREVGLVDVHPVGAVTVGLEGVKLAELGTMARAGVRVFSDDGHCVHDPLIMRRALEYSKALDVVIAQHAEEPRLTVGAQAHEGEQSSRLGLQGWPAAAEESIVARDCLLALHAGARLHVCHVSTAGTADVLGWAKARGTEVSAEVTPHHLLLTDERLATYDPVNKVNPPLRTSADVEELRRALADGVIDCVATDHAPHAVQDKDCEWSAARPGMLGLQTALSIVVETMVRTGLLDWRGVARVMSERPAEIANLPDQGRPIEVGEPANLTLVDPDATWTVRGADFASVAANTPFEGMELPGAVVATVLRGRVTAAGGRIAA from the coding sequence GTGAACCCCTTGATCCTCAGGGGAGTGCGACCGTACGGCGAGGGCGAACCGACCGACGTGCTGATCCGCGACGGCGTGATCGCCGCGATCGGGGACGTCGCGGAACCGGGCGCGCGGGTCGTCGAGGGCGGTGGCGCGGTGCTGCTGCCCGGCTTCGTCGACCTGCACACCCACCTGCGCGAACCCGGCCGCGAGGACACCGAGACCATCGCCACCGGCTCGGCCGCCGCCGCGCTGGGCGGCTACACGGCGGTGTTCGCCATGGCCAACACCGACCCGGTCGCCGACAACGAGGTCGTCGTGCAGCACGTCGCCCGCCGCGGTCGCGAGGTCGGCCTGGTGGACGTGCACCCGGTCGGCGCGGTCACCGTCGGCCTGGAGGGCGTGAAGCTCGCCGAGCTGGGCACGATGGCCAGGGCCGGGGTGCGGGTGTTCTCCGACGACGGCCACTGCGTGCACGACCCGCTGATCATGCGGCGCGCGCTGGAGTACAGCAAGGCGCTGGACGTCGTCATCGCGCAGCACGCCGAGGAGCCCCGGCTCACGGTGGGCGCGCAGGCGCACGAGGGCGAGCAGTCGTCCCGGCTGGGCCTGCAGGGCTGGCCGGCCGCGGCCGAGGAGTCGATCGTGGCGCGGGACTGCCTGCTCGCGCTGCACGCGGGCGCCCGGCTGCACGTCTGCCACGTGTCCACCGCGGGCACCGCCGACGTGCTCGGCTGGGCCAAGGCCCGCGGCACGGAGGTCTCCGCCGAGGTCACGCCGCACCACCTGCTGCTGACCGACGAGCGGCTGGCGACCTACGACCCGGTCAACAAGGTCAACCCGCCGCTGCGCACCTCCGCGGACGTCGAGGAGCTGCGCCGGGCGCTGGCCGACGGCGTCATCGACTGCGTGGCCACCGACCACGCGCCGCACGCCGTGCAGGACAAGGACTGCGAGTGGTCCGCCGCCCGGCCGGGCATGCTCGGCCTGCAGACCGCGCTGTCCATCGTGGTCGAGACCATGGTCCGGACCGGCCTGCTGGACTGGCGCGGCGTGGCGCGGGTGATGAGCGAGCGGCCCGCCGAGATCGCGAACCTGCCCGACCAGGGTCGGCCGATCGAGGTCGGCGAGCCCGCCAACCTCACCCTGGTCGACCCGGACGCCACCTGGACCGTGCGCGGCGCGGACTTCGCCAGCGTCGCGGCGAACACCCCGTTCGAGGGCATGGAGCTGCCGGGCGCGGTGGTCGCCACCGTGCTGCGCGGGCGTGTCACGGCGGCCGGCGGGAGGATCGCGGCATGA
- the aroB gene encoding 3-dehydroquinate synthase: MGEPVRIRVAAERPYDVVVGRGLLGELVEVLKGTAKAAIVHTPTLAETAEVVRAELAAAGIDAHRVEVPDAEDGKDLRVAGYCWDVFGRVGLGRTDAVVGLGGGAVTDLAGFVASTWMRGVKLVHVPTTLLGMVDAAVGGKTGINTDAGKNLVGTFYEPTAVLVDLATLETLPRNELVAGMAEVVKGGFIADPVILDLIEADPAAALDPSGEVIEELVRRKIQVKADVVSTDLRESDLREILNYGHTLAHAIERRERYRWRHGAAVSVGLVFAAELARLAGRLDDGTADRHRSILASLGLPTGYDPDALGQLLEGMRTDKKTRSGVLRFVVLDGLAKPGRLEGPDPALIAAAYSAVAAEPKSGGSVLL; encoded by the coding sequence ATGGGCGAGCCGGTGCGGATCCGCGTGGCCGCGGAACGACCGTACGACGTGGTGGTGGGCCGCGGTCTGCTCGGCGAGTTGGTCGAGGTGTTGAAGGGCACGGCCAAGGCGGCGATCGTGCACACGCCCACCCTGGCCGAGACCGCCGAGGTGGTCCGGGCGGAGCTGGCGGCGGCCGGGATCGACGCGCACCGCGTCGAGGTGCCCGACGCCGAGGACGGCAAGGACCTGCGGGTCGCCGGGTACTGCTGGGACGTGTTCGGCCGGGTGGGCCTGGGCCGGACCGACGCGGTGGTCGGCCTCGGCGGCGGCGCGGTGACCGACCTGGCCGGGTTCGTCGCGTCCACCTGGATGCGCGGCGTGAAGCTGGTGCACGTGCCGACCACGCTGCTCGGCATGGTGGACGCCGCGGTCGGCGGCAAGACCGGCATCAACACCGACGCGGGCAAGAACCTGGTCGGCACGTTCTACGAGCCGACCGCCGTCCTGGTCGACCTGGCCACGCTGGAGACGCTGCCGCGCAACGAGCTGGTGGCGGGCATGGCCGAGGTGGTCAAGGGCGGGTTCATCGCCGACCCGGTGATCCTCGACCTGATCGAGGCCGACCCGGCCGCCGCGCTGGACCCGTCCGGCGAGGTGATCGAGGAGCTGGTCCGGCGCAAGATCCAGGTCAAGGCCGACGTCGTGTCGACCGACCTGCGCGAGTCCGACCTGCGCGAGATCCTGAACTACGGCCACACCCTGGCCCACGCCATCGAACGCCGCGAGCGCTACCGCTGGCGGCACGGCGCGGCGGTCAGCGTGGGCCTGGTGTTCGCCGCCGAGCTGGCCCGCCTGGCGGGCAGGCTGGACGACGGGACCGCCGACCGCCACCGGTCGATCCTCGCCTCGCTCGGCCTGCCGACCGGCTACGACCCGGACGCGCTGGGCCAGCTGCTGGAGGGCATGCGCACGGACAAGAAGACCCGCTCCGGCGTGCTGCGGTTCGTGGTGCTGGACGGCCTGGCCAAGCCGGGCCGGCTGGAGGGCCCGGACCCGGCGCTGATCGCGGCGGCGTACTCGGCGGTGGCCGCCGAACCGAAGTCGGGCGGCAGCGTCCTGCTGTGA
- the pyrR gene encoding bifunctional pyr operon transcriptional regulator/uracil phosphoribosyltransferase PyrR, whose translation MAPRQRGATDPAGERELLSAGDVARTVARMAHQIIEKTALDAPSAPAVVLMGIPSRGAPLARRLAVRIAEFAGVEVPTGTLDVTLYRDDLRRGPTRPLEATKLPEGGVDDKLVVLVDDVLFSGRTIRAALDALRDHGRPRAVQLAVLVDRGHRELPIRADYVGKNVPTARSEEVHVLLAEFDQRDGVVLR comes from the coding sequence GTGGCGCCACGTCAACGTGGCGCGACGGACCCGGCGGGAGAGCGCGAGCTCCTCTCGGCCGGCGACGTCGCGCGCACCGTCGCCCGAATGGCCCATCAGATCATCGAGAAGACCGCTCTGGATGCACCCAGCGCACCCGCAGTAGTCCTGATGGGGATTCCGAGCCGGGGAGCCCCGCTGGCCCGCCGGCTGGCTGTCCGCATCGCCGAGTTCGCCGGCGTCGAGGTGCCGACCGGCACCCTGGACGTCACCCTCTACCGGGACGACCTGCGCCGCGGCCCCACCCGCCCGCTGGAGGCGACCAAGCTGCCCGAGGGCGGCGTGGACGACAAGCTCGTGGTCCTCGTGGACGACGTGCTGTTCTCCGGCCGCACGATCCGCGCCGCGCTCGACGCCCTCCGCGACCACGGCCGCCCGCGCGCCGTGCAGCTGGCCGTGCTGGTCGACCGGGGCCACCGCGAGCTGCCGATCCGCGCGGACTACGTGGGCAAGAACGTGCCCACGGCCCGTTCCGAGGAGGTCCACGTGCTGCTGGCCGAGTTCGACCAGCGAGACGGAGTGGTGCTGCGGTGA
- the aroC gene encoding chorismate synthase, with product MLRWITAGESHGPALVAVLEGMVAGVEVTTADLTAQLERRRLGFGRSPRMGFEADEVEILGGVRHGLTQGGPIAVRIGNTEWPKWQKVMSADPVDPSELKPTGRNEALTRPRPGHADLPGMQKFGFDEARPVLERASARETAARTALGTVARHFLKQVFDVDVISHVVSIGKAKTPADSAVPGPGDLDAVDASPVRAFDERGTEAMVAEVEAVKEAGDTVGGVIEVIAYGLPPGLGSHVHWDRRLDARLAGALMGVQAMKGVEVGDGFTTAERWGSEAHDEIDRGPGPKGVSRRSNRAGGLEGGITNGEPLRVRVAMKPISTVPRALSTVDVRTGEPAVAIHQRSDVCAVPRAGVVLESVVALVLAEAALEKFGGDSIAETRRNVASYVEALEARWEGL from the coding sequence GTGCTGCGCTGGATCACCGCTGGGGAGTCCCATGGACCGGCCCTCGTCGCCGTGCTGGAAGGCATGGTCGCCGGGGTCGAGGTCACCACTGCCGACCTGACCGCTCAACTGGAGCGCCGCCGCCTCGGCTTCGGCCGGAGCCCGCGGATGGGGTTCGAGGCCGACGAGGTGGAGATCCTGGGCGGCGTCCGCCACGGGCTCACCCAGGGCGGCCCGATCGCGGTCCGGATCGGCAACACCGAGTGGCCCAAGTGGCAGAAGGTGATGTCCGCGGACCCGGTCGACCCGTCCGAGCTGAAGCCGACCGGCCGCAACGAGGCGCTGACCAGGCCCCGGCCCGGTCACGCCGACCTGCCCGGCATGCAGAAGTTCGGCTTCGACGAGGCCCGCCCGGTGCTGGAGCGCGCCAGCGCCCGCGAGACCGCCGCCCGCACCGCCCTCGGCACGGTCGCCCGGCACTTCCTCAAGCAGGTCTTCGACGTCGACGTGATCAGCCACGTCGTCTCCATCGGCAAGGCCAAGACCCCGGCCGACTCGGCCGTGCCCGGTCCCGGCGACCTGGACGCCGTCGACGCCAGCCCGGTCCGGGCGTTCGACGAGCGCGGCACCGAGGCGATGGTGGCCGAGGTCGAGGCGGTCAAGGAGGCGGGTGACACGGTCGGCGGCGTGATCGAGGTCATCGCCTACGGCCTGCCGCCGGGCCTCGGCTCGCACGTGCACTGGGACCGCCGCCTCGACGCGCGGCTGGCCGGCGCGCTGATGGGCGTGCAGGCGATGAAGGGCGTGGAGGTCGGCGACGGCTTCACCACCGCCGAGCGCTGGGGCAGCGAGGCGCACGACGAGATCGACCGGGGCCCCGGGCCGAAGGGCGTCAGCAGGCGCTCGAACCGGGCGGGCGGCCTGGAGGGCGGCATCACCAACGGCGAGCCGCTGCGCGTGCGCGTCGCCATGAAGCCCATCTCCACCGTGCCCCGCGCGCTGTCCACGGTGGACGTGCGCACCGGCGAGCCCGCGGTCGCGATCCACCAGCGCTCGGACGTGTGCGCGGTGCCGCGCGCGGGCGTGGTGCTGGAGTCGGTGGTGGCGCTGGTGCTGGCCGAGGCGGCGCTGGAGAAGTTCGGCGGCGACTCGATCGCCGAGACCAGGCGCAACGTCGCCTCCTACGTCGAGGCGCTGGAAGCCCGCTGGGAGGGGCTGTGA
- a CDS encoding crosslink repair DNA glycosylase YcaQ family protein, with the protein MDPTAARVLARRAAAQGLHGDDPDAVLPLGVADSPPKTAAAALGVRGRRTGTEDLVRVLSLRGAPHLHRRADLPALRRQLRPRTPRQLAAWCGAFPPPDLEHVDLVADLVRREFPGDTATKGELSAAISPLLPAVARPHCPACRTGHVVEGLFRLGTLLAGVELEHLGRQLVFRRPTAPAPDVEDPGEPTLLSDYARLVGPFAKADAEKWLGAGPQDAWPDLRPVRVDGRRLLAHEDVAEAPDPPAGLLLLPRDPYLLGPRHLLAEPEVARRVWRPVGSPGALVLHGRVVGTWRHEFRGRTAVFQVRGWSGVRGAARRAVRHQADVLAGVWGGDALGADVVEW; encoded by the coding sequence GTGGACCCGACCGCGGCCCGAGTGCTCGCCCGCCGCGCCGCGGCCCAGGGTCTGCACGGCGACGACCCGGACGCGGTGCTGCCGCTGGGCGTGGCCGACAGCCCGCCGAAGACCGCCGCGGCGGCGTTGGGCGTGCGCGGTCGTCGTACTGGCACGGAGGACCTGGTCCGGGTGCTGAGCCTGCGCGGCGCGCCGCACCTGCACCGCCGCGCCGACCTGCCCGCGCTGCGCCGCCAACTCCGACCGCGCACGCCCCGCCAGCTGGCGGCGTGGTGCGGCGCGTTCCCGCCGCCCGACCTGGAGCACGTCGACCTGGTCGCCGACCTCGTGCGCCGCGAGTTCCCCGGCGACACGGCCACCAAGGGCGAGCTGTCCGCCGCGATCAGCCCGCTGCTGCCCGCCGTCGCCCGCCCGCACTGCCCGGCGTGCCGGACCGGGCACGTCGTCGAGGGCCTGTTCCGGCTGGGCACGCTGCTGGCCGGCGTCGAGCTGGAGCACCTGGGCCGGCAGCTGGTCTTCCGCCGGCCCACCGCCCCCGCTCCGGACGTCGAGGACCCCGGCGAGCCGACCCTGCTGAGCGACTACGCGCGGCTGGTCGGACCGTTCGCCAAGGCCGACGCGGAGAAGTGGCTGGGCGCGGGACCGCAGGACGCCTGGCCCGACCTGCGCCCGGTCCGGGTGGACGGCAGGCGGCTGCTCGCGCACGAGGACGTCGCCGAGGCGCCCGACCCGCCGGCCGGCCTGCTGCTGCTGCCGCGCGACCCGTACCTGCTCGGCCCGCGCCACCTGCTCGCCGAGCCGGAGGTGGCCAGGCGGGTGTGGCGGCCGGTCGGCAGCCCTGGCGCGCTCGTCCTGCACGGCCGGGTCGTCGGCACGTGGCGGCACGAGTTCCGCGGTCGCACGGCGGTGTTCCAGGTCCGGGGCTGGTCGGGGGTCAGGGGTGCGGCCCGGCGCGCGGTCCGGCACCAGGCCGACGTGCTGGCCGGGGTGTGGGGCGGCGACGCCCTCGGAGCCGACGTGGTCGAATGGTGA
- a CDS encoding M24 family metallopeptidase, with the protein MPHSARRAALRATLRDRELDALLVTNLLNVRYLTGFTGSNAALLVRADDDAPTTFCTDGRYLTQAAAQVPDLDRLVDRPCDAALAKLATGRLGFESGHVTVDGLDALAAAADHVELVRAPDLVERLRLVKDDAEVEALRMACAAADRALADLIEHGGLRPGRSEKEVARELEARMLDHGAAGPSFESIVAAGPNSAVPHHRPTDAVVRDGDLVKLDFGALVDGYHSDMTRTLVVGRAADWQRDLYELVAASQAAGRAALAAGTSYRDVDGAARGVIDGAGYGEQFVHGLGHGVGLQIHEAPALSKAGDGTLLPGMAVTVEPGVYLAGRGGVRIEDTLVVREGAPELLTLTTKELVVI; encoded by the coding sequence ATGCCGCACTCCGCGCGCCGCGCCGCCCTCCGCGCCACGCTCCGGGACCGGGAGCTGGACGCGCTGCTGGTCACCAACCTGCTCAACGTCCGCTACCTGACCGGCTTCACCGGCTCGAACGCGGCGCTGCTGGTGCGCGCCGACGACGACGCCCCCACCACCTTCTGCACCGACGGCCGCTACCTCACCCAGGCCGCCGCCCAGGTGCCGGACCTCGACCGGCTCGTCGACCGCCCCTGCGACGCCGCCCTGGCCAAGCTGGCGACCGGCCGGCTCGGCTTCGAGAGCGGTCACGTCACCGTGGACGGCCTGGACGCGCTCGCCGCCGCGGCCGACCACGTCGAGCTGGTCCGGGCCCCCGACCTGGTCGAACGGCTGCGGCTGGTGAAGGACGACGCCGAGGTCGAGGCGCTGCGGATGGCGTGCGCGGCGGCCGACCGGGCGCTGGCCGACCTCATCGAGCACGGCGGCCTGCGGCCGGGGCGCAGCGAGAAGGAGGTCGCCCGCGAGCTGGAGGCCCGGATGCTCGACCACGGCGCGGCCGGGCCGTCGTTCGAGTCGATCGTGGCCGCGGGGCCGAACTCGGCGGTGCCGCACCACCGGCCCACCGACGCCGTGGTCCGCGACGGCGACCTGGTGAAGCTCGACTTCGGCGCGCTGGTCGACGGCTACCACTCCGACATGACCCGCACGCTGGTCGTCGGCCGGGCCGCGGACTGGCAGCGCGACCTGTACGAACTGGTCGCGGCCTCGCAGGCGGCCGGGCGGGCGGCGCTGGCGGCGGGCACGAGCTACCGCGACGTGGACGGCGCGGCGCGCGGGGTGATCGACGGCGCCGGGTACGGCGAGCAGTTCGTGCACGGCCTCGGGCACGGGGTCGGCCTGCAGATCCACGAGGCTCCAGCGCTGTCGAAGGCGGGTGACGGTACACTTCTGCCCGGCATGGCGGTCACCGTCGAGCCCGGTGTGTACCTGGCCGGGCGGGGTGGTGTTCGCATCGAGGACACCCTCGTGGTGCGCGAAGGCGCCCCGGAGCTCCTCACCCTGACCACGAAGGAGCTCGTGGTCATCTGA
- the efp gene encoding elongation factor P: protein MATTNDLKNGLVLNLDGQLWTVTAFQHVKPGKGGAFVRTTLKHVLSGKVVDKTFNAGTKVETATVDKRGMTYLYKDGTDFVFMDGDTFDQISVPAETVSDAANYMLENQEAVVAVHEGVALYVELPTSVELVIQHTDPGLQGDRSTGGTKPATLETGAEIQVPLFVTTGEKIKVDTRDGRYLGRVNG, encoded by the coding sequence GTGGCCACCACCAACGACCTGAAGAACGGCCTGGTGCTGAACCTCGACGGCCAGCTGTGGACCGTCACCGCGTTCCAGCACGTCAAGCCGGGCAAGGGCGGCGCCTTCGTGCGCACCACGTTGAAGCACGTCCTGTCCGGCAAGGTCGTGGACAAGACCTTCAACGCGGGCACCAAGGTCGAGACGGCCACCGTCGACAAGCGCGGGATGACCTACCTGTACAAGGACGGCACCGACTTCGTCTTCATGGACGGCGACACCTTCGACCAGATCAGCGTCCCGGCCGAGACCGTCAGCGACGCGGCGAACTACATGCTGGAGAACCAGGAGGCCGTCGTCGCCGTGCACGAGGGCGTCGCGCTCTACGTGGAGCTGCCGACGTCGGTCGAGCTGGTCATCCAGCACACCGACCCGGGCCTGCAGGGCGACCGCTCCACCGGCGGCACCAAGCCCGCCACGCTGGAGACCGGCGCGGAGATCCAGGTCCCGCTGTTCGTCACGACCGGCGAGAAGATCAAGGTCGACACCCGCGACGGTCGCTACCTCGGCCGAGTGAACGGCTGA
- a CDS encoding aspartate carbamoyltransferase catalytic subunit, whose amino-acid sequence MKHLLTTEGIDPAQATAILDTAASLKQALEGREVRKLPTLRGRTVITMFYENSTRTRVSFEIAGKWMSADVVNVSSSGSSVGKGESLRDTALTLAAAGADCVIVRHPASGAAHRLAGWLREASTSVVNAGDGMHEHPTQALLDAATLRERLGDLRDRRIAIVGDVLHSRVARSNVHLLSALGADVTLVAPPTLLPVGVSNWPVTVSHELDAELPGLDAVMLLRVQAERMHGGFFPSAREYSIAYGLSERRLKLLPEHAVVLHPGPMLRGMEIASAVADSPRAAITDQVRNGVHVRMAVLYHLLAHEEENA is encoded by the coding sequence GTGAAGCACCTGCTCACCACCGAGGGCATCGACCCGGCGCAGGCCACCGCGATCCTGGACACCGCGGCGAGCCTCAAGCAGGCCCTCGAAGGCCGTGAGGTGCGCAAGCTGCCGACGTTGCGCGGCCGCACGGTCATCACGATGTTCTACGAGAACTCCACCCGGACCCGGGTCAGCTTCGAGATCGCGGGCAAGTGGATGAGCGCGGACGTGGTGAACGTCTCGTCGTCCGGTTCCAGCGTGGGCAAGGGCGAGTCGCTGCGCGACACCGCGCTGACCCTGGCCGCGGCGGGCGCGGACTGCGTGATCGTGCGGCACCCGGCGTCCGGCGCGGCGCACCGGCTGGCGGGCTGGCTGCGGGAGGCGAGCACGTCGGTCGTCAACGCGGGCGACGGCATGCACGAGCACCCCACCCAGGCCCTGCTGGACGCGGCCACCCTGCGGGAACGCCTCGGCGACCTGCGGGACCGCCGGATCGCGATCGTCGGCGACGTGCTGCACAGCCGCGTCGCCCGGTCCAACGTGCACCTGCTCAGCGCGCTGGGCGCGGACGTGACGCTGGTCGCGCCGCCGACCCTGCTGCCGGTCGGCGTGTCGAACTGGCCGGTCACCGTCTCGCACGAGCTGGACGCCGAGCTGCCCGGCCTCGACGCCGTGATGCTGCTCAGGGTCCAGGCCGAGCGGATGCACGGCGGGTTCTTCCCGTCGGCCCGCGAGTACTCGATCGCCTACGGCCTGAGCGAGCGGCGGCTCAAGCTGCTGCCCGAGCACGCGGTCGTGCTGCACCCCGGTCCGATGCTGCGCGGCATGGAGATCGCCTCGGCGGTCGCCGACTCGCCGCGCGCCGCCATCACCGACCAGGTGCGCAACGGCGTGCACGTGCGCATGGCCGTCCTCTACCACCTGCTTGCCCACGAGGAGGAGAACGCGTGA
- a CDS encoding transcriptional regulator, whose translation MGDYAKALGAKLRAIRQQQGLSLHGVEQKSGGRWKAVVVGSYERGDRAVTVQKLAELADFYGVPVAELLPEGRVPSGAEPATKIVINLERLQQLPAEKVGPLARYAATIQSQRGDYNGKVLSIRTEDLRSLAIIYDMTPGELTEQLIDWGVLPPEARPAKED comes from the coding sequence ATGGGCGACTACGCCAAGGCGCTGGGGGCCAAGCTCCGCGCGATCCGCCAGCAGCAGGGCTTGTCTTTGCACGGCGTCGAGCAGAAGTCCGGCGGTCGCTGGAAGGCCGTGGTAGTCGGCTCGTACGAGCGCGGCGACCGCGCCGTGACCGTGCAGAAGCTCGCCGAGCTGGCCGACTTCTACGGCGTGCCGGTGGCCGAGCTGCTGCCGGAGGGCCGGGTGCCGTCCGGCGCGGAGCCCGCCACCAAGATCGTCATCAACCTGGAACGGCTGCAGCAGCTGCCGGCGGAGAAGGTCGGGCCGCTCGCGCGGTACGCGGCCACCATCCAGAGCCAGCGCGGCGACTACAACGGCAAGGTGCTGTCCATCCGGACCGAGGACCTGCGGTCGCTGGCGATCATCTACGACATGACGCCGGGCGAGCTGACCGAGCAGCTGATCGACTGGGGCGTGCTGCCTCCCGAGGCCCGTCCGGCCAAGGAGGACTGA
- the nusB gene encoding transcription antitermination factor NusB produces MGARSKARKRAVDVLYEADLRGVDPVTLLADRVGSTDVPPVNDYTITLVEGVTAHRARIDDLISEHAEGWTLQRMPAVDRAVLRLGLYELLWAGDVPDAVAIDEAVELAKGLSTDDSPRFVNGVLGRIAVIADQLRAVL; encoded by the coding sequence ATGGGCGCACGGAGCAAGGCGCGCAAACGCGCGGTCGACGTCCTCTACGAAGCGGACCTGAGGGGCGTCGACCCGGTGACGCTGCTCGCGGACCGGGTCGGTTCGACGGACGTGCCGCCGGTGAACGACTACACGATCACCCTCGTGGAAGGCGTCACGGCGCACCGCGCGCGCATCGACGACCTCATCTCCGAGCACGCCGAGGGCTGGACGCTGCAGCGGATGCCCGCCGTGGACCGGGCGGTGCTGCGGCTCGGGCTCTACGAGCTGCTGTGGGCGGGCGACGTGCCGGACGCGGTCGCCATCGACGAGGCGGTGGAGCTGGCCAAGGGCCTGTCCACGGACGACTCGCCGAGGTTCGTCAACGGGGTGCTGGGCCGGATCGCGGTCATCGCGGACCAGCTCCGCGCCGTGCTCTGA
- a CDS encoding shikimate kinase, translating to MTPKFVVLGPPGAGKTTVGQLLAERLGVAFRDTDDDVVATAGKPISDIFTDDGEPAFRALEERAVAAGLDTHDGVLALGGGAVLSATTRARLAGHAVVFLNVGMAEGVKRTGMSSARPLLAGVNPRATFKSLLDARLPLYREVATIEVATDDLEPEQVVDAVLDPTGPVRET from the coding sequence GTGACGCCGAAGTTCGTCGTCCTCGGCCCTCCGGGGGCGGGCAAGACGACCGTCGGGCAGCTGCTCGCCGAACGCCTCGGCGTCGCCTTCCGCGACACCGACGACGACGTGGTGGCCACGGCGGGCAAACCGATCTCCGACATCTTCACCGACGACGGCGAGCCCGCGTTCCGGGCGCTGGAGGAGCGAGCCGTCGCCGCGGGCCTGGACACCCACGACGGCGTGCTGGCGCTCGGCGGCGGCGCGGTGCTGTCGGCGACCACCCGGGCCCGCCTGGCCGGGCACGCCGTGGTGTTCCTCAACGTCGGCATGGCCGAGGGCGTCAAGCGCACCGGCATGTCCAGCGCCCGGCCGCTGCTGGCCGGCGTGAACCCGCGCGCCACGTTCAAGTCGCTGCTGGACGCCCGCCTGCCGCTGTACCGGGAGGTCGCGACCATCGAGGTGGCCACCGACGACCTGGAGCCGGAGCAGGTGGTCGACGCCGTGCTCGACCCGACGGGCCCGGTGCGGGAGACCTGA